The DNA region CAATAGCGGATTTTTTAACCGGAATCGCCAACTGCCACTGGGTGCGATTCGTCAGGATGGGCAATGGTTATCTGGTCCAATTCTGAATCGGGGAGCGATCGCCTGGGATGGATCCGGTCATGCTCTGTTCGATCGGCTGACCCTCCAGGAAACTTTAATGACGAGCAATGGTCAACGATTACCCCTGACTCATTTGAACAGTGGCTATTTACAAGCAGGGATTGCTCGCTATACGAATCATTGGGGATCGACCTACACGCCTCTGTCAGACAATGAAATTGTGGTGACGGTGCAGACCAACCAGGTTTCTCAGCAACAGGCGATCGCCAAGGCAGGCACATCCCCTGTCCCCATTCCTACTGATGGTTATCTTTTGGTACTCCGCTCTAACCAGACGGCAGCATCCCTTTTGCCCCCTGGTACTCCCCTGCAACTTGAATCTGCCACCAACCCGCCCACCTTCAACCAATTTCCCCACATCATCGGGGCTGGCCCGCTCTTGATACAAAACAGTCAAATCGTTCTCAATCCCCAGGCCGAGGGGTTTAGTCAGGCGTTCATTACAGAGATGGCTCCTCGTAGCGCGATCGGGCAAACCGCTAATGGGACATTTCTCCTGGTCACAGCCTACAGCCGTCTGGATGGCACGGAGTTATCCCTGATGGATATGGCGCAATTAATGCAGCAATTAGGGGCGATCGCGGCCTTAAATCTGGATGGGGGAAGTTCCAGTACGCTCTTTTTAGGAGGAGAGGTGCGCGATCGTCCCCCTCGCACCGCCGCTCGAGTTCACAACGGTATTGGTATCTTTCTAGCTCCAAATCCTTGAGAAAAGGGGGAAGATCCACGTATTGAATACTCACGATCCATCATCCACTATTCACGCCATCAATACTAAAATCCAAAATCTAAAATGCTACCCAGACGAATCATGAAATTTCCATCAATTTGAGTCTTCAGAGGCTGACATACCTGGGGGAAAGTTTGTTAATGTTACTGACGGATAAATTACTTTAATCTTTGCGTGTTGCTGATTGCGTTTCAATTCTCATATTTCGTCTACCCATTTCGAGTCTTTGGTGCTTTGAAAATTTAAATAACAGGACATAAACCAAGTCCAGCTAGAGAACGGGCGTTTTCCGATCAGCGAAACTCTGACTCTGGACTTGGACAAGGTGTATTTTCAGAATTTCAATTTTGTCAGTGCAAAGGAGAAAATATTGTGTCTTCAGCCCAAGAAGTTCAAGCCATGTCCGCAGTAGCTCTGGTCAGTCCTGCTGTTTCAAAAGGAGTAGCAGCAACGGAACTACGTCCCTGGGGATCATTTACAGTCCTGGAAGAAGGACGAGGATACAAAATCAAGCGGATCGAGGTAAAGCCCGGTCATCGGCTGAGTTTACAAATGCACCATCATCGGAGCGAACACTGGATTGTTGTTTCCGGCACGGCTAAGGTAATTTGTGGCGACAAGGAAGAAATTCTTCATAGCAATCAGTCAACTTATGTGCCTCAGTGTACAGCCCACCGTCTGGAAAATCCTGGTGTAATTCCCCTAGTGCTGATCGAAGTGCAAAACGGAGAGTACCTGGGGGAAGATGACATTATTCGTTTCCAAGATGACTATTCTCGGACACCCGCTTAGGCCAAATTGGGATCTAAACCAAGTCCAGCTAGAGAACGGTTATTTGCCGACAAGAGAAACTGCGATTCTGAACTTGGACAAATTTAAATATTTGTTACGAGAAAAGATGGGGAAGAGAAATACAAGCTCTCTTCCCTTGATGCTTTCTATGCATTGATTGCGAGGAGTAGCTGATTCTGAGAGAATTGAGCCATGATTCAGCTAAGTCCAACGGCCACGATCGAAATTCTCAGATTACGCGCCAAAAGTCAGGAACCCGATCCAAAGTTACGGATCGCAGTCGTCAGCGGTGGGTGTCTGTCGCTATCCTATTCGCTCTCCTTCGATAGTGGAGAACAGCCGGGAGATCAAACCTATCGCTGTAACGAGATCACGGTATTGATTAACTCCAAAGCTTTGCCCTATGTGGATGGGCTTGTCATTGATTACTCAGAAGACTTGATGGGGGGTGGATTTCGCTTCCACAATCCCAATGCACTGCAAACCTGCAGTTGCGGCAACTCTTTTGCCATTGGCTAGTGGAGAAGCTAAAAACGACCTGTCCCCTTTCTTCTATGGAACAGTTAAAAATTTAGATTGACATTGACTCGTTAGGGTTGGTACCCTGGTAATTTGGAAAAAGTTAGAAGGGATACCGCCGCGTATAGTCAGACATGCCCACTATCCAGCAACTTATTCGTAGTGAACGCGAAAAATTAATCAAGAAGACAAAATCTCCAGCTCTCAAGAGCTGCCCCCAGCGCCGTGGAGTTTGCACCCGGGTCTACACCACAACGCCCAAGAAGCCCAACTCCGCTCTACGTAAAGTGGCACGGGTTCGGCTAACATCCGGGTTTGAAGTAACAGCTTATATTCCTGGGATTGGGCATAACCTGCAAGAGCACTCAGTCGTTATGATCCGAGGCGGTCGGGTAAAAGATTTGCCCGGTGTTCGATACCATATTATTCGTGGAACGCTGGATACGGCTGGTGTGAAGGATCGTAAACAGGGCCGTTCTAAGTACGGGGCCAAGCGTCCTAAGTAAGCCGTGATGGTGCTGTAATCCCTCCTAATTCTGGTATATCAATCAGGTTTTACCTCTATTGCCCAAGTTTGGGTTGATGTCAGACCTGGATTTTAGAATGAGTGATGGGAGTTGTCTTCTAGTTTGTTGGTTTGTTGTAGTTCTTCAACACAGTCTCTGTTGCTAAAGGTTACCTATGTCCCGTCGTACTGTTATTCAAAAGCGCCCAATTCCGTCTGATCCGGTCTACAACTCCCGGCTGGTAACAATGATGGCACGGCGGATTATGAGAAGCGGCAAGAAGTCTCTGGCCACCCGAATTGTTTACGATGCCTTTAAAACCATTGAGCAACGCACTGGCTCTGACCCGATCGAGGTGTTTGAGCAAGCCGTTAAAAATGCGACTCCATTGGTTGAGGTGAAAGCTCGTCGGGTTGGTGGAGCCACCTATCAGGTTCCCGTTGAGGTGCGTTCCGATCGGGGAACTGCTTTAGCGCTTCGCTGGTTGATCCAATTTGCGCGTCAGCGCACTGGTAAGTCAATGGCCAGTAAGCTGGCAAATGAGTTGATGGATGCGGCTAATCAAACAGGCAGTGCCATCCGGAAGCGTGAAGAAACGCATAGAATGGCAGAGGCGAATAAGGCGTTTGCTCACTATCGCTACTAAGTGCCCACCACCAGTTGCAAGCTCACACTTGTAAGCAAAAAGTATAAAATCTTAACAGAAGCAGTAAGGAATTTCTGCGGCAGAGACTAAGGAGGTAGCTGTGCCACGTACTGTCCCGCTCGATAGAGTCCGAAATATTGGTATTGCTGCGCATATTGATGCGGGTAAGACCACCACAACTGAGCGTATTTTGTTTTATTCTGGCGTGGTTCACAAAATGGGTGAAGTCCACGAGGGAACTGCCGTAACGGATTGGATGGAGCAGGAGCGGGAGCGTGGAATCACGATTACGGCTGCTGCGATCAGTACATCCTGGACTCGGCGCGATCCCGAAAATCCCACTCAGCCTCTAGCTGGGGAACCGGAATACAAGATCAATATTATTGATACCCCTGGACACGTAGACTTCACGATCGAAGTTGAGCGTTCCATGCGGGTACTGGATGGAGTGATCACGGTACTTTGTTCCGTTGGTGGTGTCCAACCCCAGACTGAAACGGTGTGGCGGCAAGCCGATCGCTATAAAGTTCCCCGAATCGTCTTCGTCAACAAGATGGATCGGACGGGCGCGAACTTCTTTAAGGTATACGAGCAAGTGCGCGATCGCTTGCGTGCCAATGCTGTGCCTATCCAGCTTCCGATTGGTAGCGAAGATAATCTGGAGGGGATTGTCGATCTGGTACGGATGCGGGCCTACCTGTATACCAATGATTTGGGAACTGATATTAAAGAGGCTCCTATTCCAGATGGCATCAAACATCTGGCGGATGAGTATCGGCTCAAGTTAGTCGAGTCGGTGGCCGAAACCGATGATGAGTTGACTGAGAAATACCTTGAAGGCGAAGAGTTAACCGAAGCGGAAATCAAGGCTGCTCTACGGAAAGGAACGCTGGAAGGCACGATCGTTCCCATGCTCTGTGGGTCTGCCTTCAAAAACAAAGGGGTGCAATTGCTGCTAGATGCGGTGATTGACTATCTTCCCGCACCGATCGATGTTCCTCCCATTCAAGGCACCACTCCTAACGGAGAAACGGTTGAGCGCACCGCAGATGACAATCAACCCCTGTCAGCTCTGGCCTTCAAGATCATGGCGGATCCTTACGGTCGGCTGACCTTCATTCGGGTATACTCCGGTGTGTTGCAGAAGGGCAGTTATGTGCTCAACTCCGCCAAGAACAAGAAAGAGCGGATCTCTCGCTTGATTGTTTTGAAGGCAGACGATCGCATTGAAGTGGATGAATTGCGGGCAGGAGATTTGGGAGCCGCTCTCGGTCTGAAAGATACCTTTACTGGGGACACTCTCTGCGATGACAGTGCTCCAGTCATTCTGGAATCCCTATTCATTCCCGAACCTGTGATTTCTGTAGCGGTCGAACCTAAGACCAAACAGGATATGGAGAAGCTATCCAAGGCTCTGCAATCTCTGTCTGAAGAAGATCCAACCTTCCGCGTCAGTGTGGATCAGGAAACCAATCAGACGGTAATTTCAGGCATGGGTGAATTGCACCTGGATATTCTGGTCGATCGGATGCGCCGGGAATTTAAGGTCGAGGCTAATGTTGGCGCGCCTCAGGTAGCCTACCGTGAAACAATCCGCAAACCTGTTCGGGCTGAGGGCAAGTTTGTGCGTCAAAGTGGCGGTAAAGGACAGTACGGCCACGTGGTGATTGAACTGGAACCTGGGGAACCCGGTAGCGGATTTGAGTTCGTCTCGAAAATTGTTGGTGGCGTGGTTCCGAAGGAATACATTGCCCCAGCGGAACAAGGGATGCGAGAGGCTTGCGAGTCTGGAATCCTTGCTGGTTATCCAGTGATCGACCTCAAAGCAACCCTCGTGGATGGGTCTTATCACGATGTGGACTCTTCTGAAATGGCTTTCAAAATTGCTGGTTCTATGGCAATTAAGGAAGCTGTAATGAAGGCTGCTCCCGTGTTACTGGAACCCATGATGAAAGTTGAAGTGGAAGTCCCTGACGATTTTGTTGGTAACGTCATTGGTGACCTCAATTCCCGCAGAGGGCAGATTGAAGGCCAGGACAACGTCAACGGAATTGCCAAAGTAGCCGCAAAGGTTCCATTGGCGAATATGTTTGGATATGCTACTGATATCCGAACTAAGACTCAGGGACGGGGTGTCTTCACGATGGAATTCAGCAACTATGATGAAGTCCCCCGAAATGAAGCTGAGACGATCATCGCAAAGAGCAAAGGGAACGCATAATCAGGAAAAGGAACGCATAATCAATGGCACGCGCAAAGTTTGAACGGACAAAACCCCACGTCAACATCGGTACGATCGGTCACGTTGACCACGGCAAAACCACGCTGACAGCAGCAATTACGATGACCCTGGCCGCCAATGGTCAGGCGGCAGCGAAGAAGTATGATGAAATCGATGCTGCCCCTGAAGAAAAAGCACGGGGGATTACGATCAATACCGCTCACGTAGAGTATGAGACGGACGCTCGGCACTATGCCCACGTTGACTGCCCCGGACACGCAGACTATGTGAAGAACATGATCACGGGTGCGGCTCAAATGGACGGAGCCATTCTCGTGGTTTCCGCAGCCGATGGCCCCATGCCTCAAACTCGTGAACACATTCTGTTGGCGCGTCAGGTCGGTGTCCCTCGTCTGGTCGTGTTCCTGAACAAGAAGGACATGGTGGATGATGAAGAACTGCTGGAACTGGTTGAACTCGAAGTCCGCGAATTGTTAAGCTCCTACGACTTCCCTGGGGATGAAATTCCAATCATTGCTGGTTCGGCTCTCCAGGCTCTGGAAGCGATGACGGCTAACCCCAAAACCCAGAAGGGTGAAAACGAGTGGGTCGATGCCATCTACCAGTTGATGGATGCTGTAGATGAATACATTCCCACTCCTGAGCGGGATGTTGATAAGCCCTTCTTGATGGCTGTTGAAGACGTATTCTCGATTACTGGTCGGGGTACAGTTGCAACTGGTCGGATCGAACGGGGTAAAGTCAAGATTTCGGATGAGGTGGAAATCGTTGGCATTCGACCCACCCGTAAGTCAGTTGTGACCGGGATTGAAATGTTCAAGAAAAGCCTGGAAGAAGGGATGGCTGGCGATAACGCTGGGATCCTACTCCGGGGGATTCAGAAGACTGATATTGAGCGTGGTATGGTGCTGGCAAAACCCGGTTCCATTACCCCTCATACCAAGTTTGAGTCTGAAGTCTACATTCTCAAGAAAGAAGAAGGTGGTCGTCACACTCCTTTCTTCCCTGGTTACAAGCCCCAGTTCTATGTACGGACGACTGATGTAACTGGCACCATCAGCGACTTCACCACGGATGAAGGCGGCGAAGCTGAAATGGTGATGCCCGGTGACCGCATCAAGATGACTGTGGAACTGATCAACCCGATCGCGATCGAGCAAGGGATGCGCTTTGCTATTCGCGAAGGTGGCCGGACTGTGGGTGCAGGTGTAGTATCCAAGATCCTCAAGTAACCCACCAAATTGTGTAGAGACGTTCCTCCGGAGCGTCTCTACGCCTCTCCTACAGGCATTTCTGCATTAAATTTGTGACATTTCTTGAGTATTGACTTTAGCCAGTGAGACAGCATTGCTCAAGTGCTTGTAACTCACTCGCTACAATCAATTCTCGTGTTCAGAACCTTGACAATTCATTTGGTGAACATTGATGGCAACTATTCAACAGCAAAAGATTCGTATTCGCCTGAAAGCATTTGATCGTCGGCTTTTAGATACCTCATGCGAAAAGATTGTAGACACGGCAAACCGCACCAACGCCACCGCGATCGGACCCATTCCCCTACCCACCAAACGCCGGATCTATTGCGTTCTGCGTTCTCCCCACGTGGATAAAGACTCACGAGAGCACTTTGAAACCCGTACCCATCATCGCATTATTGATATTTACCAGCCCTCTTCTAAGACGATCGATGCTCTGATGAAACTTGACCTTCCGGCTGGGGTAGACATCGAAGTTAAACTCTAAGTATCCCAGAAAGTATCTCAGAACCCCGAAATCTAAAAAGTTTCGGGGTTCTTGGCCTAACGCCTTTAGTTCATCTCTTCAACACTCGCGGTCAACCCCTGGCTTATTAAGGTACTGGCAAGTTGATCCGCCCTGGAGCGATCGCTAAATGCTCCAGCCTGCATCATAGATTTTCCCTTATAAGAAATTGGAAACGCTTCTGGTACGATCGATCGCACCTGAGTCTGTTGCGTATCGTCGGTTGCGGCAACCACAACCCGGTAACGCACGATCGTACCGGTAGAGGCTGCAGGTGCGGCAGCTAAGGATTTAGTGGAAACGGAAGCCGCACTGCCTGTTGTGTAAACCTTTGGCATCCCACTGATATTTCCCAAAGGAATATCAGAACTGGGAACTGGCAGGATGCTGACTGCTTGCACGGGCGGACGGGGAGTCGTGGGCGTGCTTGGGGTAGGATTTACCATCCTGGCGGGGGCAGGCGTGACGGTGCCGCTTTCTGGCGGGGGAACTGGAATCGGAATTGCCGCTGCTTGCTCTGAAGGATTGGCAAGTGGGCCTCCTGTTGGGAAAGTAGATTCAGACCCGGTTGCCGTGGCTGGAACGGGAATGCG from Leptodesmis sichuanensis A121 includes:
- the rpsJ gene encoding 30S ribosomal protein S10 — translated: MATIQQQKIRIRLKAFDRRLLDTSCEKIVDTANRTNATAIGPIPLPTKRRIYCVLRSPHVDKDSREHFETRTHHRIIDIYQPSSKTIDALMKLDLPAGVDIEVKL
- the fusA gene encoding elongation factor G, which gives rise to MPRTVPLDRVRNIGIAAHIDAGKTTTTERILFYSGVVHKMGEVHEGTAVTDWMEQERERGITITAAAISTSWTRRDPENPTQPLAGEPEYKINIIDTPGHVDFTIEVERSMRVLDGVITVLCSVGGVQPQTETVWRQADRYKVPRIVFVNKMDRTGANFFKVYEQVRDRLRANAVPIQLPIGSEDNLEGIVDLVRMRAYLYTNDLGTDIKEAPIPDGIKHLADEYRLKLVESVAETDDELTEKYLEGEELTEAEIKAALRKGTLEGTIVPMLCGSAFKNKGVQLLLDAVIDYLPAPIDVPPIQGTTPNGETVERTADDNQPLSALAFKIMADPYGRLTFIRVYSGVLQKGSYVLNSAKNKKERISRLIVLKADDRIEVDELRAGDLGAALGLKDTFTGDTLCDDSAPVILESLFIPEPVISVAVEPKTKQDMEKLSKALQSLSEEDPTFRVSVDQETNQTVISGMGELHLDILVDRMRREFKVEANVGAPQVAYRETIRKPVRAEGKFVRQSGGKGQYGHVVIELEPGEPGSGFEFVSKIVGGVVPKEYIAPAEQGMREACESGILAGYPVIDLKATLVDGSYHDVDSSEMAFKIAGSMAIKEAVMKAAPVLLEPMMKVEVEVPDDFVGNVIGDLNSRRGQIEGQDNVNGIAKVAAKVPLANMFGYATDIRTKTQGRGVFTMEFSNYDEVPRNEAETIIAKSKGNA
- the rpsL gene encoding 30S ribosomal protein S12, with translation MPTIQQLIRSEREKLIKKTKSPALKSCPQRRGVCTRVYTTTPKKPNSALRKVARVRLTSGFEVTAYIPGIGHNLQEHSVVMIRGGRVKDLPGVRYHIIRGTLDTAGVKDRKQGRSKYGAKRPK
- the tuf gene encoding elongation factor Tu, which gives rise to MARAKFERTKPHVNIGTIGHVDHGKTTLTAAITMTLAANGQAAAKKYDEIDAAPEEKARGITINTAHVEYETDARHYAHVDCPGHADYVKNMITGAAQMDGAILVVSAADGPMPQTREHILLARQVGVPRLVVFLNKKDMVDDEELLELVELEVRELLSSYDFPGDEIPIIAGSALQALEAMTANPKTQKGENEWVDAIYQLMDAVDEYIPTPERDVDKPFLMAVEDVFSITGRGTVATGRIERGKVKISDEVEIVGIRPTRKSVVTGIEMFKKSLEEGMAGDNAGILLRGIQKTDIERGMVLAKPGSITPHTKFESEVYILKKEEGGRHTPFFPGYKPQFYVRTTDVTGTISDFTTDEGGEAEMVMPGDRIKMTVELINPIAIEQGMRFAIREGGRTVGAGVVSKILK
- the rpsG gene encoding 30S ribosomal protein S7, with the translated sequence MSRRTVIQKRPIPSDPVYNSRLVTMMARRIMRSGKKSLATRIVYDAFKTIEQRTGSDPIEVFEQAVKNATPLVEVKARRVGGATYQVPVEVRSDRGTALALRWLIQFARQRTGKSMASKLANELMDAANQTGSAIRKREETHRMAEANKAFAHYRY
- a CDS encoding HesB/IscA family protein; this encodes MIQLSPTATIEILRLRAKSQEPDPKLRIAVVSGGCLSLSYSLSFDSGEQPGDQTYRCNEITVLINSKALPYVDGLVIDYSEDLMGGGFRFHNPNALQTCSCGNSFAIG
- a CDS encoding phosphomannose isomerase type II C-terminal cupin domain, encoding MSAVALVSPAVSKGVAATELRPWGSFTVLEEGRGYKIKRIEVKPGHRLSLQMHHHRSEHWIVVSGTAKVICGDKEEILHSNQSTYVPQCTAHRLENPGVIPLVLIEVQNGEYLGEDDIIRFQDDYSRTPA